One Clostridia bacterium DNA window includes the following coding sequences:
- the pnp gene encoding polyribonucleotide nucleotidyltransferase: protein MNKQDASLTLTGGKTISFETGKIAKQAHGSVVVRMGDNVVLATACANAEPRVGIDFFPLTVDYREYTYAGGRIPGGFIKREGRPSEREILTSRQIDRPIRPLFPDGFRCETQVIALVLSADTENDPDVAAINGASAALAVSDIPFQGPIGAVRVGLVNDELIINPTYSDMHESKLNIMVVGSVDGIVMIEAGSNEVDEERVVEAIEFAHAEIKKICATISELARRVGKPKRKVEPPVLDEAYLAELRGRIGDRLADALNTEKYPKAESYAKVKEIKDELKAAIPEDDADGRAKLGKYYEMLRESIFREQVLNDRRRPDGRAFDQIRDIWIETSVLPRTHGSAIFTRGETQALVTTTLGTGEDMQRLERFEGEAKKRFMLHYNFPPFSVGEVAFLRGAGRREIGHGALAERSLAAVLPAEADFPYAIRVVSDILESNGSSSMATVCGGSLSLMDAGVPLRAPVAGVAMGLVIEGEKYAVLSDIAGAEDHYGDMDFKVAGTSNGITALQMDIKVMGITAGIMREALAQAKRGRLHILGKMNEVITEGRTKVSEFAPRFYTLKIPVDKIRELIGPGGKVIRGIVEATGVKIDVEDDGSVKVASSDAAAAEKALQMIGDITATAEIGKTYLGTVTRLAEFGAFVEIFPGTDGLLHISEVSEHRIKDIKDELKEGDQVLVKVLAVEGNRIRLSRKAILKEQRAKMQAAGGGAPTEGGTGDVDSDVAAEGSGAITFEGGYEGGDDEPNFNRVDDAGQPINEQQGMGAPSGPRPPRSGGSGDRRRGRGGPGRGRGPGRGGRGPGGGGR from the coding sequence ATGAACAAGCAAGATGCCAGCCTGACACTTACAGGCGGTAAAACGATTTCGTTTGAAACTGGAAAAATAGCAAAGCAGGCACACGGCTCCGTAGTCGTGCGCATGGGCGACAACGTTGTCCTCGCCACTGCCTGCGCCAATGCTGAACCTCGCGTTGGCATAGACTTTTTTCCACTCACCGTTGATTATCGCGAGTACACCTACGCCGGCGGACGAATCCCCGGCGGCTTCATCAAGCGCGAAGGCCGTCCCAGCGAGCGTGAAATCCTCACCAGCCGCCAGATCGACCGCCCCATCCGCCCCTTGTTCCCCGATGGCTTCCGCTGTGAGACGCAGGTTATCGCGCTGGTCCTCTCGGCTGATACCGAGAATGATCCCGACGTAGCCGCCATCAACGGCGCATCCGCCGCACTGGCGGTTTCTGACATTCCGTTCCAGGGGCCTATCGGCGCGGTTCGGGTCGGCCTCGTCAATGACGAGCTCATCATCAATCCCACTTACAGCGACATGCACGAGAGCAAGCTAAACATCATGGTCGTCGGCAGCGTCGATGGCATTGTGATGATCGAAGCGGGCTCGAATGAAGTGGATGAAGAACGCGTCGTCGAGGCCATCGAGTTCGCCCACGCCGAAATCAAGAAGATCTGCGCCACCATCAGCGAACTCGCGCGGCGGGTCGGAAAGCCCAAGCGCAAGGTTGAGCCCCCCGTTCTGGACGAAGCATACTTGGCTGAACTCCGTGGCCGCATCGGTGATCGGCTTGCCGATGCCCTGAATACCGAGAAGTATCCCAAAGCGGAGAGCTACGCCAAAGTCAAAGAGATTAAGGACGAGCTCAAGGCTGCCATTCCCGAGGACGATGCGGATGGTCGCGCCAAGCTCGGCAAGTATTACGAGATGCTCCGCGAAAGCATTTTCCGCGAGCAGGTACTGAACGATCGCCGCCGTCCAGACGGTCGCGCGTTCGACCAGATACGCGATATCTGGATCGAAACCAGCGTGCTCCCGCGCACTCACGGTTCCGCCATCTTTACTCGCGGCGAAACCCAGGCGTTGGTCACGACCACGCTCGGCACGGGCGAAGACATGCAGCGCCTTGAGCGGTTCGAGGGCGAAGCCAAGAAACGCTTCATGCTGCACTACAATTTCCCGCCGTTCTCCGTTGGCGAAGTCGCGTTCCTGCGCGGCGCGGGCCGTCGAGAGATCGGTCACGGCGCACTCGCTGAGCGTTCGCTCGCCGCAGTGCTTCCCGCGGAAGCAGATTTCCCGTATGCCATCCGCGTTGTTAGCGACATTCTTGAGTCCAACGGTTCATCGTCAATGGCCACCGTTTGCGGCGGCTCGCTCAGCCTCATGGACGCCGGAGTTCCTCTGCGCGCTCCGGTTGCCGGCGTAGCCATGGGCCTTGTCATCGAGGGCGAAAAGTACGCCGTCCTCAGCGATATCGCCGGCGCGGAAGATCATTACGGCGACATGGATTTCAAGGTTGCTGGTACCAGCAACGGCATCACCGCTTTGCAGATGGATATCAAGGTGATGGGCATCACGGCGGGTATCATGCGCGAAGCTCTCGCGCAGGCTAAGCGTGGACGCCTGCATATCCTCGGTAAGATGAACGAAGTCATCACTGAAGGTCGCACCAAGGTCAGCGAGTTCGCACCGCGCTTCTATACCCTGAAGATCCCGGTGGACAAGATTCGCGAACTGATCGGACCGGGCGGCAAGGTGATTCGCGGCATCGTCGAAGCCACTGGCGTCAAGATCGACGTCGAAGACGACGGCTCCGTGAAGGTCGCATCCAGCGATGCGGCAGCAGCCGAAAAGGCTCTCCAGATGATCGGAGACATCACGGCCACCGCAGAAATCGGCAAAACCTATCTCGGCACGGTCACACGCCTCGCCGAGTTCGGTGCCTTCGTCGAGATATTCCCGGGAACCGACGGCCTCCTGCACATCTCGGAAGTTTCCGAGCACCGCATCAAGGACATTAAAGACGAACTGAAGGAAGGCGATCAGGTCCTCGTGAAGGTTCTCGCCGTGGAAGGCAACCGCATTCGCCTCTCCCGCAAAGCCATCTTGAAGGAACAGCGTGCCAAGATGCAGGCCGCAGGCGGTGGAGCACCCACCGAAGGCGGAACCGGCGATGTTGATTCCGATGTTGCTGCGGAAGGCAGTGGCGCTATCACATTTGAAGGCGGCTACGAAGGCGGTGACGACGAGCCGAACTTTAACCGCGTTGACGATGCTGGCCAGCCAATCAACGAACAGCAGGGAATGGGAGCACCTAGCGGCCCTCGTCCCCCGCGTAGCGGCGGCTCCGGTGATCGCCGTCGTGGACGCGGCGGCCCAGGCCGTGGTCGTGGTCCTGGCCGTGGCGGTCGTGGCCCGGGTGGCGGCGGTCGGTAA
- the rpsO gene encoding 30S ribosomal protein S15 — protein MLAREQKTSIIDQYRTHANDTGSPEVQIAILSERIGQLTDHFRTHKKDHASRRGLLMMVSKRRSLLDYLKKYDTERYKTVIQKLGIRK, from the coding sequence GTGTTAGCTCGAGAGCAAAAGACCTCCATCATCGATCAGTACCGCACCCACGCGAACGACACCGGCAGCCCTGAGGTCCAGATCGCAATTTTGAGTGAGCGGATCGGCCAGTTGACCGACCATTTCCGTACGCACAAAAAGGACCATGCGTCCCGCCGCGGACTTCTCATGATGGTCAGCAAGCGCCGTAGCTTGTTGGACTATCTGAAGAAGTACGACACCGAGCGTTACAAGACTGTCATCCAGAAGCTGGGCATCCGTAAGTAG
- a CDS encoding ferrous iron transporter B translates to MATTCHTGAATESASERSARTIAVVGPPNCGKTTLFNRLTGLRQKVGNFPGVTVEHHTGYLRNSNGEEVALVDLPGVYSLQPKSEDERVTVDVLTGKMESVGRPDSVILVVDSTNLNRHLVLAARVIGLGLPTLVVLNMADALRNQGGHVDVLALAQQLGTPVVLVSATTGEGIDKVAHFLSSRTKSPSPLDLPILQDARGCREWAQRVGTKAGYRRPATPEWTRRLDSIFLHRTWGSVVFAVVVIGVFQTIFAIGQPISDVFGHAIQFAGQQLGSVLPDNLFRSLLLNGVWNGVGSVLVFLPQILLLFLVIGILEDSGYLARAAVIADRTMARVGLNGKCFIPLLSAYACAVPAIMATRTIENKRDRTATILIAPFMTCSARLPVYTMIIAAFIPNRPLLGFLLGTRALAMLGLYLLGFGMAVLTARLLKSAVLKSLDVPFMLEMPPYRWPTLQSLGLRVLDRCKAFLYRAGTVILAVSVLLWVLTNLPMHGGKPPALEVSAIAKIGHFIEPTIRPLGFDWKIGVGLVTSIAARETIVATMGTLYGLDPESQNLQLQAALRQEITPAAAVALLVFFAFAMQCISTIAIVRRETNGWTWPAAQFAYMTFVAYVSAFAAYHITLRLLA, encoded by the coding sequence ATGGCTACAACTTGCCACACAGGCGCAGCCACCGAGTCCGCCAGTGAACGTTCCGCACGAACCATTGCCGTCGTTGGCCCTCCCAATTGCGGCAAGACCACGCTGTTCAATCGCCTCACAGGCCTGCGTCAGAAGGTCGGCAATTTCCCCGGCGTAACGGTCGAGCACCACACCGGATACCTTCGCAATAGTAACGGCGAGGAAGTTGCTCTCGTCGATTTGCCCGGCGTCTACAGTCTCCAGCCCAAGTCGGAAGACGAGCGCGTTACCGTGGACGTTCTCACCGGCAAGATGGAAAGCGTCGGACGTCCAGACTCCGTCATCCTTGTCGTAGATTCCACCAATCTCAACCGTCACCTCGTTCTTGCGGCACGCGTTATTGGGCTGGGTTTGCCAACGCTAGTCGTTCTGAACATGGCCGACGCACTGCGCAACCAGGGCGGCCACGTCGATGTCCTCGCCCTTGCACAGCAACTTGGGACTCCTGTCGTGCTGGTCAGCGCGACGACAGGGGAGGGAATCGACAAGGTTGCTCATTTTCTTTCATCCCGCACAAAATCTCCGTCGCCGCTCGATTTACCCATTTTGCAGGATGCCCGCGGCTGTCGCGAATGGGCGCAGCGCGTAGGTACCAAAGCCGGTTACCGCCGCCCCGCGACGCCGGAGTGGACTCGCCGCCTAGATTCCATTTTTCTGCACCGCACATGGGGCTCTGTCGTATTCGCAGTGGTGGTCATTGGCGTCTTCCAGACCATCTTCGCCATCGGGCAGCCTATCTCTGATGTTTTCGGGCACGCCATTCAGTTTGCCGGACAGCAACTTGGCAGCGTTCTCCCCGATAACCTTTTTCGTTCTTTATTACTTAATGGTGTCTGGAACGGCGTTGGCTCCGTCCTTGTCTTCTTACCTCAGATTCTTTTGCTGTTCCTCGTCATCGGCATTCTCGAAGACTCCGGTTATCTTGCGCGAGCTGCCGTCATAGCGGATCGCACCATGGCGCGAGTCGGGCTGAACGGGAAGTGCTTTATTCCGCTGCTCTCTGCTTACGCATGCGCCGTGCCGGCCATCATGGCGACCCGCACGATCGAGAACAAGCGTGATCGCACGGCCACTATTCTGATTGCGCCGTTCATGACCTGCTCCGCGCGTCTGCCTGTATATACGATGATTATCGCGGCATTCATTCCGAACCGGCCGCTGCTTGGATTCCTGCTGGGAACGCGTGCGCTGGCCATGCTTGGCCTGTACCTGCTTGGCTTTGGGATGGCCGTCCTCACGGCTCGACTCCTCAAGTCTGCTGTTTTGAAAAGTCTTGATGTACCCTTCATGCTGGAGATGCCGCCTTACCGCTGGCCGACTCTTCAATCGCTGGGGCTGCGTGTCCTGGACCGCTGCAAGGCTTTTCTCTATCGTGCCGGGACCGTCATTCTTGCCGTCTCCGTCCTCTTGTGGGTATTGACCAACCTTCCGATGCATGGCGGAAAGCCTCCTGCACTTGAGGTCAGCGCCATCGCGAAGATTGGCCATTTCATTGAGCCCACGATCCGCCCACTCGGTTTCGATTGGAAGATCGGCGTAGGTCTAGTGACCTCGATTGCGGCCCGCGAGACCATTGTTGCCACCATGGGTACGCTCTACGGCCTCGATCCCGAATCGCAGAACCTGCAACTCCAGGCCGCTTTGCGTCAGGAGATAACCCCGGCAGCCGCGGTTGCCCTGCTGGTGTTCTTTGCCTTCGCCATGCAGTGCATTTCCACGATTGCCATCGTCAGGCGTGAGACAAATGGGTGGACTTGGCCCGCTGCCCAGTTCGCGTACATGACTTTCGTGGCCTACGTCTCGGCCTTCGCCGCTTACCACATCACGCTGCGCCTGCTTGCCTAA
- a CDS encoding FeoA family protein, which translates to MKTIFNIEMTGHHPNPTLADLAVGETAVVQDFNLPAHVAERLMNLGLIPGLKVVLAHIAPGGTPRVYRVDGAEFALRNEVTKHIAIRPLLTAEFGD; encoded by the coding sequence TTGAAAACGATTTTCAATATCGAAATGACAGGCCATCATCCTAACCCGACTCTTGCTGATCTTGCCGTTGGCGAAACCGCCGTCGTCCAGGACTTTAATCTTCCGGCGCACGTTGCCGAGCGCCTTATGAATCTCGGCCTCATACCTGGGCTCAAAGTTGTTTTAGCGCATATTGCGCCCGGTGGCACGCCTCGCGTTTACCGCGTGGATGGCGCCGAGTTTGCTTTGCGCAATGAAGTCACGAAACACATCGCAATCCGGCCTCTCTTAACGGCTGAATTCGGGGACTGA
- a CDS encoding DUF5916 domain-containing protein gives MKVTRGFIVATVLLFIVFIAFALPTPAYSAETPAVHIPRVKLPPTLKQFIDGTPREAEGVVTDFIQREPHDGDPVTEPTTAYLSYDDANLYVAFVCKSDPSKLRASIGKREDVFSDDMVMVLLDTFHDHRRAYEFFSNPHGIQADGVAADGQNDDMSWDTVWHSEGRIVKDGYVVLITIPFRSLRFNRTPVQEWGICLARSIPQNNEVSFWPHITRKIAGFGTQMGHLDGMKNVSPGRNMQFIPYTSFAASRSLDPQAQGGAAYRRDYEPRSGLDSKIVIKDALTLDVTVNPDFSQVESDEPQTTINQRFEVFFEEKRPFFLENSDFFKTPETLFFSRRIADPEFGARLTGRIGGWSVAALTMDDRAAGRTLSLDDAAHGERAKIAIGRVQRDIGRASHIGLMVTSRDFGGSSNRVFSLDTRTRLGKHWTVTGQAIRSYDTDLRQKDVAGNSFFAAIERSGRDLKFSTEYWDRSPDLRAPLGYISRTDVRWLKQEIGYFWHPKKGNVLWFGPFVSSSVIWDHKGTLQEWEVEPEFEIELPRSTELSLERSESFEKYRGIGFRQHSTHYYFGTEWLKWLSVSLSGSDGTGINYYPAIGLPTLSKSNDKSVTINLRPTSRLRVTERYIYWRLGTLDSAPGGSRPIFNNHIVRTKVHYQFTPRLSVRTILDYNAVLPNPLLVDSERAKKLTGDVLFTYMINPGTALYVGYTDVYDNLRLENSAPGGLMRSNSPTTPTGRQVFVKLSYLFRF, from the coding sequence ATGAAAGTCACCCGCGGGTTCATTGTTGCAACCGTTCTTCTGTTTATCGTGTTTATCGCTTTCGCCTTACCAACGCCTGCCTATTCGGCTGAAACGCCCGCCGTCCACATCCCTCGCGTAAAGCTGCCCCCAACATTGAAACAGTTCATTGACGGCACTCCACGCGAAGCCGAGGGCGTTGTGACGGATTTCATACAGCGTGAGCCGCACGATGGCGACCCGGTAACGGAGCCGACGACGGCATACCTCTCCTACGACGATGCCAACCTGTATGTCGCCTTTGTGTGCAAGAGCGATCCCTCAAAACTGCGTGCCAGCATCGGTAAGCGTGAAGACGTCTTTAGCGACGACATGGTGATGGTTCTCCTCGACACCTTCCATGACCATCGGCGCGCCTATGAGTTTTTTTCCAATCCTCACGGAATTCAGGCCGACGGCGTAGCTGCTGATGGCCAGAACGACGACATGTCCTGGGACACCGTTTGGCACTCCGAAGGACGCATTGTGAAAGACGGGTATGTCGTGCTTATAACGATCCCGTTCAGGAGCCTGCGCTTCAATCGCACGCCAGTGCAGGAGTGGGGAATTTGTCTTGCGCGCTCCATCCCGCAAAACAACGAGGTGTCATTCTGGCCGCACATAACTCGCAAAATTGCAGGGTTTGGCACCCAAATGGGGCACTTGGACGGCATGAAGAACGTGTCGCCGGGACGCAACATGCAGTTCATTCCATACACGTCCTTCGCCGCATCTCGCTCCCTGGACCCGCAGGCTCAGGGCGGAGCAGCGTATCGCAGAGATTACGAACCTCGTAGCGGTCTTGATTCCAAAATCGTCATCAAGGACGCGCTAACGCTCGACGTGACAGTAAATCCGGACTTCAGCCAGGTTGAATCGGACGAACCGCAGACCACCATCAACCAGCGTTTCGAAGTTTTCTTCGAAGAGAAGCGGCCATTCTTCCTGGAGAACTCAGACTTCTTCAAAACGCCGGAGACGCTCTTCTTCTCTCGCCGCATCGCCGACCCGGAGTTCGGCGCTCGACTCACCGGTCGCATTGGCGGTTGGTCGGTCGCAGCGCTAACTATGGACGATCGTGCTGCCGGGCGAACGCTCTCTCTGGATGATGCCGCGCATGGTGAACGCGCAAAAATCGCTATCGGTCGTGTGCAGCGCGATATTGGCCGTGCGAGTCACATAGGCCTCATGGTCACCAGTCGCGACTTTGGCGGAAGCTCGAACCGTGTCTTCTCGCTCGATACGCGCACCAGGCTCGGCAAGCATTGGACCGTCACTGGCCAGGCAATACGCAGTTACGACACGGACCTCCGGCAAAAAGACGTTGCCGGCAACTCGTTCTTCGCGGCCATTGAGCGCAGCGGGCGCGATCTGAAGTTCTCGACCGAGTATTGGGACCGTAGCCCCGACCTTCGCGCACCGCTCGGCTACATCAGTCGCACGGACGTACGCTGGTTGAAGCAGGAGATCGGTTACTTCTGGCACCCAAAGAAGGGCAACGTGCTCTGGTTTGGCCCCTTCGTTTCAAGTAGCGTCATCTGGGATCACAAAGGAACTTTGCAGGAATGGGAAGTGGAACCTGAGTTCGAAATCGAACTGCCACGCTCTACAGAACTGTCTCTGGAGCGTTCTGAAAGCTTTGAAAAATACCGGGGCATAGGTTTTCGTCAGCACAGCACGCACTACTACTTCGGTACCGAATGGCTGAAGTGGTTGAGCGTGTCGCTGTCGGGATCGGATGGTACGGGTATCAACTACTATCCAGCGATCGGTCTCCCAACACTCTCGAAATCCAACGATAAAAGCGTCACCATTAACTTGCGGCCCACCTCGCGCCTGCGTGTCACGGAGCGCTACATCTACTGGCGTCTGGGGACTTTGGATTCGGCGCCAGGTGGCAGCCGTCCGATTTTCAACAACCACATCGTGCGCACCAAGGTGCATTACCAGTTCACGCCCCGCCTCTCTGTCCGCACTATACTTGACTACAACGCCGTCCTCCCCAATCCATTGCTCGTCGACTCAGAACGAGCCAAAAAGCTGACAGGTGACGTGTTGTTCACCTACATGATCAATCCCGGTACCGCGCTCTATGTCGGTTATACCGACGTTTACGACAACCTGCGTCTTGAAAACAGTGCGCCCGGTGGCCTCATGCGGAGCAACTCCCCAACGACTCCGACGGGGCGACAGGTCTTTGTGAAGCTCAGCTACCTTTTCCGTTTTTAA
- the cyaY gene encoding iron donor protein CyaY, producing the protein MDELEFRRHAEAALGALNQSLIAAEETADFEVDERFGAIHISFDEPPGRFVISPNTPVKQMWISALSTSFKLDWSEGANDFVLPKTGEGLKALLSRLINEQMGSDGVRLV; encoded by the coding sequence ATGGATGAGCTGGAATTTCGACGTCATGCTGAAGCCGCACTTGGAGCCCTGAACCAAAGCCTCATCGCCGCAGAAGAGACTGCGGACTTCGAAGTGGACGAACGCTTCGGCGCCATTCACATCAGCTTCGACGAACCGCCCGGGAGGTTTGTCATTTCGCCCAATACTCCGGTCAAGCAGATGTGGATTTCGGCGCTCTCCACAAGTTTCAAGCTTGACTGGTCGGAGGGCGCGAACGACTTCGTCCTGCCTAAGACCGGCGAAGGTCTCAAGGCGCTGCTCTCGCGATTGATTAACGAGCAGATGGGCTCAGACGGAGTGCGATTGGTTTAG
- a CDS encoding endo-1,3-alpha-glucanase family glycosylhydrolase encodes MKGLLQILRRSYLLLALMTLVGAFGCTKADLHKTLKDNRFQATEGGPVLLAAYQPWFGRPGHINVGYSSQDRVVLQRQIDQAKSLGIAGFVVNWYGPGKEFEDRSYAQLQRLAAQNDFKVALMYDEDDSNPGNATDAVINDLRYAYVRYISHHATEPREPYLRYHGRPVIFIFPKGAGTDWNKVREAANSWEDPPLLIYKDFDQRYAGAFDGYYAWVHPGRKGWSPDGSNWGRDYLEDFYTTMNSKYADKLAVGAAWPGFNDSRASWSRNRRIDSRCGRTFEDSLRVFRRYYTGSRPLAFLMIVTWNDYEEGTAIERGYTNCKDANDSSVAKKGGDTSGMR; translated from the coding sequence ATGAAGGGACTCTTGCAAATTCTGCGCCGAAGCTACCTGCTGCTCGCGCTCATGACACTGGTGGGGGCATTTGGTTGCACTAAGGCCGATCTGCACAAGACTCTAAAGGACAACCGCTTTCAGGCTACGGAGGGTGGTCCTGTTTTGCTGGCCGCGTATCAGCCGTGGTTCGGACGCCCCGGACATATCAATGTCGGCTATTCGTCACAGGACCGCGTCGTGCTGCAACGCCAGATAGACCAGGCAAAGAGTCTAGGGATCGCTGGATTCGTCGTCAACTGGTATGGCCCCGGTAAAGAATTTGAAGACCGCAGTTACGCTCAGCTTCAACGGTTGGCCGCGCAGAATGATTTTAAGGTCGCGCTCATGTATGACGAGGACGACAGCAACCCAGGCAATGCGACCGACGCCGTGATCAACGATCTGCGGTACGCGTACGTACGATACATTTCGCATCACGCTACGGAGCCACGCGAACCTTATCTGCGCTACCACGGGCGTCCGGTTATCTTCATCTTCCCAAAAGGCGCGGGCACCGACTGGAACAAGGTGCGAGAAGCGGCGAACTCATGGGAAGATCCGCCGCTGCTTATCTACAAGGATTTCGACCAGCGGTATGCTGGCGCATTTGACGGGTACTACGCGTGGGTGCATCCGGGAAGAAAAGGCTGGTCGCCGGACGGCAGCAACTGGGGACGCGATTACCTGGAAGATTTCTACACGACGATGAATTCGAAGTACGCGGACAAACTAGCCGTTGGTGCGGCGTGGCCGGGCTTCAACGATTCGCGCGCAAGTTGGAGCCGTAACCGCAGAATAGATTCGCGCTGTGGACGCACGTTTGAAGATTCGTTGAGAGTTTTCCGCCGCTACTACACCGGCTCGCGGCCGCTTGCCTTCCTGATGATCGTGACGTGGAACGATTACGAGGAAGGAACCGCGATAGAGCGTGGTTATACAAACTGCAAGGACGCGAACGACAGCAGCGTTGCCAAGAAGGGCGGCGATACTTCCGGCATGAGATAG
- a CDS encoding AAA family ATPase, whose amino-acid sequence MRKWMRDRMKRRKKPGKDPEKQSGTEQGPAPLQPTFLDREAGDWGSGEQTEARGKKKDEPQPEYEAQPETEPSDEAEAAEAALPTAQGASSRRDRSRRRGRRGRGNKPQAGEEQPRPILPIAPGLATGEASEVAMDDGAATADAQVPEQPKPAKEPKRARKPKGAVILAIGLPGSGKSSWFKRQNIIPLSSDLVRGLLFDDATEQRFQDLVFSTLRTMLRARLVASRPFNYIDATNLAPKERHSWIKMAQDFGYEAHAVYFDVPVEVCMERNNMRSRNVPDDVMRRMAQKLRPPKFEEGFAKITVVRLKRSEPETQKEEPGESEE is encoded by the coding sequence ATGCGCAAGTGGATGCGCGACCGCATGAAGCGGCGCAAGAAACCGGGCAAAGACCCGGAAAAGCAGTCGGGAACCGAACAGGGCCCGGCACCATTACAACCGACATTCCTCGATCGTGAAGCGGGCGACTGGGGTTCGGGTGAGCAGACCGAGGCACGCGGCAAGAAGAAGGACGAACCGCAGCCCGAATACGAAGCTCAGCCCGAGACCGAACCGTCCGACGAAGCTGAAGCGGCTGAAGCTGCGCTGCCGACCGCGCAAGGCGCTTCCAGCCGGCGCGACCGTTCGCGACGCCGCGGACGCCGTGGTCGAGGCAATAAACCGCAAGCTGGCGAAGAACAGCCGCGTCCCATACTGCCCATCGCACCGGGACTGGCAACCGGGGAAGCCTCCGAAGTCGCTATGGACGATGGCGCGGCCACCGCTGACGCCCAAGTCCCCGAACAACCAAAGCCTGCGAAGGAACCTAAGCGCGCTCGTAAGCCCAAAGGCGCTGTCATTCTCGCCATAGGACTGCCGGGCTCAGGCAAGAGTTCGTGGTTCAAGCGTCAGAACATCATTCCGCTCTCCAGCGATCTCGTGCGCGGGCTGTTGTTTGACGACGCCACGGAACAGCGCTTCCAAGACCTGGTGTTCTCAACGCTGCGTACCATGCTTCGTGCGCGCCTGGTCGCCAGTCGTCCGTTCAACTACATCGACGCGACGAACCTCGCACCCAAGGAGCGCCACAGCTGGATCAAGATGGCGCAGGACTTCGGCTACGAAGCACACGCCGTTTACTTCGACGTTCCGGTGGAAGTTTGCATGGAGCGAAATAACATGCGTTCGCGCAACGTGCCAGACGACGTCATGCGGCGCATGGCGCAGAAACTGCGTCCGCCGAAGTTTGAGGAAGGCTTCGCCAAAATCACCGTCGTTCGACTGAAGCGCTCTGAACCAGAAACGCAGAAGGAAGAACCCGGCGAATCCGAAGAGTAA